The Streptomyces spororaveus genome includes a region encoding these proteins:
- a CDS encoding HU family DNA-binding protein: MNRSELVAALSERAEVTRKDADAVLAALAETVGEIVAKGDEKVTIPGFLTFERTHRAARTARNPQTGDPIQIPAGYSVKVSAGSKLKEAAKGK, from the coding sequence ATGAACCGCAGTGAGCTGGTGGCCGCTCTGTCCGAGCGCGCCGAGGTGACCCGCAAGGACGCCGACGCCGTTCTGGCCGCGCTCGCCGAGACCGTCGGCGAGATTGTCGCCAAGGGCGACGAGAAGGTCACCATCCCCGGCTTCCTGACCTTCGAGCGCACCCACCGTGCCGCTCGCACCGCGCGCAACCCGCAGACCGGCGACCCCATCCAGATCCCGGCCGGCTACAGCGTGAAGGTCTCCGCGGGCTCCAAGCTCAAGGAAGCCGCCAAGGGCAAGTAA